From one Bacillus sp. FJAT-42376 genomic stretch:
- a CDS encoding anti-sigma factor antagonist yields MNLKTTIENMDQITKVTVAGEIDAYTAPKLREELLPLAEQSSPQLIISLRDVSYMDSTGLGVFVGLLKNVRKNDGELRLVELSDRLERLFTITGLNDIIDISSKAEGGVQ; encoded by the coding sequence ATGAATTTAAAAACAACGATTGAAAATATGGATCAGATTACAAAAGTAACTGTTGCAGGGGAAATAGATGCCTATACAGCACCAAAACTAAGAGAAGAGCTGCTTCCGCTTGCGGAACAAAGCAGCCCGCAGCTGATTATCAGTCTTCGCGACGTTTCGTATATGGATAGCACAGGGCTTGGAGTATTCGTCGGTCTTTTGAAGAACGTAAGAAAGAACGACGGGGAACTGCGTCTTGTTGAGCTTTCCGACCGTCTGGAAAGACTGTTTACAATCACAGGTCTTAATGACATCATCGACATTTCATCAAAAGCAGAGGGTGGGGTACAATGA
- the sigB gene encoding RNA polymerase sigma factor SigB codes for MTQPSQTTKLTKEQVNDLITAYQQTQDDQAQTDLVHHYRGLVETLAKKYSRGKSFHEDLLQVGMIGLLGAIRRYDSEVGKSFEAFAIPTIIGEIKRFLRDKTWSVHVPRRIKELGPKIKAAVDELTNNLQRSPKVYEIAEYLEVTEEEVLETMEMGKSYQALSVDHSIEADPDGSTVTILDIVGSQDDGYERVNQRMMLESVLHVLSEREKQIIQLTFIENKSQKEAGEELGISQMHVSRLQRRAIHKLKEALAADKSVEYYQ; via the coding sequence ATGACACAACCGTCACAAACTACGAAGCTAACTAAGGAACAAGTAAATGATCTCATCACCGCTTACCAGCAGACACAGGACGATCAGGCTCAGACCGATTTGGTTCATCACTACAGGGGTCTCGTTGAGACACTTGCCAAAAAATATTCACGGGGAAAAAGCTTCCACGAGGATTTGCTTCAAGTAGGAATGATTGGGCTTCTGGGCGCGATTAGAAGGTACGATTCTGAAGTGGGAAAATCCTTTGAAGCTTTTGCCATTCCGACCATTATTGGAGAAATCAAGAGATTTCTTCGTGATAAAACATGGAGTGTCCATGTTCCCCGGAGAATTAAAGAGCTGGGGCCTAAAATAAAGGCAGCTGTAGATGAATTGACAAACAACCTGCAGCGTTCGCCAAAAGTGTATGAAATAGCCGAGTATCTCGAAGTGACAGAGGAAGAAGTGCTGGAGACAATGGAGATGGGGAAAAGCTACCAGGCTCTATCAGTCGACCACTCAATTGAAGCGGATCCTGATGGCAGTACGGTAACGATCCTTGATATTGTCGGCTCTCAGGACGATGGATATGAACGGGTTAACCAGCGGATGATGCTGGAGAGTGTCCTCCATGTTTTGTCTGAGAGAGAAAAGCAGATTATCCAGCTTACATTTATCGAGAACAAAAGCCAGAAGGAAGCCGGAGAAGAACTTGGGATTTCCCAGATGCATGTTTCCAGGCTTCAGAGAAGAGCGATTCATAAGCTGAAAGAAGCCCTGGCTGCCGATAAATCAGTGGAGTATTATCAATGA
- a CDS encoding STAS domain-containing protein, giving the protein MNRETNPISAFLRQNQSEIADEWVEGLKELDDRKYSELMSESAYINTAQEFIAILLQYMEGSKEDLGQSVSDFSSRLVQAGWSLTFITKGIKQLGLILFDKMTRDASEADKMQLVWEFDQKFSPITEELLLEYASSWERTVSLQKIALQELSAPLIPVFEHITVMPLVGTIDTERAKRIMENLLDGVVKHRSQVVLIDITGVPVVDTMVAHHIIQASEAVRLVGAKCLLVGIRPEIAQTIVNLGINLSQITTKNSLQKGIEAALEMTNRNIVSTEELK; this is encoded by the coding sequence ATGAATCGGGAAACAAATCCGATATCGGCATTTTTACGACAGAATCAGTCAGAAATAGCAGATGAATGGGTTGAAGGTCTCAAGGAGCTTGATGACCGGAAATATTCAGAGCTCATGTCTGAATCTGCTTATATAAATACAGCTCAGGAGTTTATAGCCATCCTGCTGCAGTATATGGAAGGCTCCAAAGAAGATCTTGGACAGTCCGTGTCTGATTTTTCATCACGCCTCGTTCAGGCAGGCTGGTCACTGACGTTTATTACGAAGGGCATCAAACAGCTGGGGCTTATCCTGTTCGATAAGATGACCCGGGATGCCTCTGAAGCAGATAAAATGCAATTGGTATGGGAATTTGATCAGAAATTCTCTCCGATTACAGAAGAGCTTCTTTTAGAATATGCATCGTCGTGGGAGAGAACGGTTTCCCTTCAAAAAATTGCCCTGCAAGAATTATCCGCCCCGTTAATCCCTGTATTTGAACATATAACAGTCATGCCGCTTGTAGGGACGATTGATACAGAGAGAGCGAAACGCATTATGGAAAATCTGCTTGATGGAGTAGTGAAGCACCGCTCTCAAGTGGTATTAATCGATATTACCGGTGTTCCGGTCGTTGATACAATGGTGGCTCATCATATTATTCAGGCATCTGAAGCGGTTCGTCTTGTAGGCGCAAAATGCCTTCTTGTCGGAATTCGCCCTGAAATTGCCCAGACGATTGTTAATCTTGGGATTAATTTAAGCCAGATTACCACGAAGAACTCGCTTCAGAAGGGCATTGAAGCCGCATTGGAAATGACGAACAGAAATATCGTTTCAACGGAGGAATTAAAATGA
- a CDS encoding SprT family protein, translating to MDQQELQTMVEEISSSCFNKSFTHKAVFNNRLRSTGGRYMLSSHNIEINPKHVEEHGENELKGIIKHELCHYHLHLEGRGYRHRDREFRQLLAEVGAPRFCTPIKKTQKQKTIHLYACTACFTRFERKRRMDTKKYVCGKCGGSIKQVI from the coding sequence ATGGATCAGCAAGAGCTCCAAACGATGGTGGAAGAAATCTCTTCCAGTTGTTTTAATAAATCATTTACCCATAAAGCGGTCTTCAATAACAGATTAAGGTCAACCGGAGGGAGGTACATGCTGTCTTCCCACAATATTGAAATCAATCCGAAGCATGTTGAGGAGCATGGAGAGAATGAATTGAAAGGGATCATTAAGCACGAACTCTGTCACTACCATCTTCATCTTGAAGGAAGAGGGTACCGCCACCGGGACAGGGAATTTAGACAGCTGCTTGCTGAAGTAGGAGCTCCCCGTTTTTGCACTCCTATTAAAAAGACGCAAAAACAAAAAACGATTCACTTGTACGCATGCACAGCCTGTTTCACGCGATTTGAGAGAAAAAGGAGGATGGACACAAAAAAGTATGTGTGCGGAAAGTGCGGCGGCTCCATAAAACAAGTAATTTAA
- a CDS encoding PP2C family protein-serine/threonine phosphatase gives MEFKEVVETKYRELLHNYIKELTETALYQGQKFSRQTLQQQIPPEEIVSIHRKVLQELYPDLQDDVLNSLDFLLEVMMGYGLAYQEHQILRDKQLEIKSEIEIAANVQQTLLETKIPVCDALDIGAVSIPSKQMNGDYHHFVQDDNHISIALADVIGKGIPAALCMSMIKYTMDSLPESRKDPGFVLENLNRVVEQNVDPSMFITMFYGMYDLESHLFSFASAGHEPGFYYSKQEDTFHDLDARGLVLGIDQNVKYKQYDKKVESGDMIVLLSDGVSESRSEDGFVERYAITDLIKKYEHLPAQKIADTIYQEFLSMQGFQLRDDFTFIIIRRNV, from the coding sequence ATGGAATTCAAGGAAGTTGTAGAAACGAAATATAGAGAATTGCTTCATAACTATATAAAAGAATTAACGGAAACAGCATTGTACCAGGGGCAGAAATTCAGCAGACAAACCCTGCAGCAGCAAATTCCGCCGGAGGAAATCGTGAGCATTCACCGCAAGGTTCTTCAGGAACTGTACCCTGACCTTCAGGATGATGTGCTGAACTCTCTTGATTTTCTTCTTGAGGTGATGATGGGCTACGGACTTGCTTACCAGGAACATCAAATCTTAAGGGACAAGCAGCTGGAAATAAAGTCGGAGATTGAAATTGCAGCGAATGTCCAGCAGACACTGCTCGAAACGAAGATTCCTGTTTGTGATGCGCTTGATATTGGGGCTGTAAGCATTCCTTCCAAGCAGATGAATGGTGATTACCATCATTTTGTCCAGGATGACAATCATATCAGCATCGCGCTGGCCGATGTGATTGGAAAAGGAATCCCGGCGGCCCTGTGCATGTCGATGATCAAATACACCATGGACAGCCTTCCGGAATCCAGGAAGGATCCTGGATTCGTATTGGAGAACCTTAACCGGGTCGTTGAACAGAACGTTGACCCGAGTATGTTTATTACGATGTTTTACGGGATGTATGATTTGGAGAGCCATTTGTTTTCTTTTGCATCTGCGGGTCATGAGCCTGGTTTTTATTACTCAAAGCAAGAAGATACTTTTCACGACCTGGATGCCAGGGGGCTGGTTCTCGGAATAGACCAGAACGTGAAGTATAAACAATACGATAAAAAAGTAGAGTCAGGGGACATGATTGTCCTTTTATCTGACGGTGTTTCCGAAAGCAGATCCGAAGATGGGTTTGTTGAGAGATATGCAATTACGGATTTGATTAAAAAATATGAGCATTTGCCTGCTCAGAAAATTGCAGATACCATCTATCAGGAGTTCTTGTCCATGCAGGGTTTTCAGCTTAGGGATGATTTTACCTTTATTATTATCCGGAGAAATGTTTAA
- the ndoA gene encoding type II toxin-antitoxin system endoribonuclease NdoA, whose product MIVKRGDVYFADLSPVVGSEQGGVRPVLIIQNDIGNRFSPTVIVAAITAQIQKAKLPTHVEIDAKRYGFERDSVILLEQIRTIDKQRLTDKITHLDDEMMDKVDEALQISLGLIDF is encoded by the coding sequence TTGATTGTTAAACGCGGCGACGTTTATTTTGCTGATTTATCTCCTGTGGTTGGTTCAGAGCAGGGAGGCGTCCGTCCAGTTTTAATCATTCAAAACGATATTGGTAACCGGTTTAGTCCAACTGTCATCGTTGCTGCGATAACGGCTCAGATTCAAAAGGCAAAATTGCCGACTCATGTCGAGATTGACGCTAAGCGCTATGGGTTTGAACGGGATTCTGTCATTTTGCTTGAGCAAATCCGTACCATAGATAAACAGAGACTAACGGACAAAATTACTCATCTTGATGATGAAATGATGGATAAAGTGGACGAAGCCTTGCAGATAAGCCTCGGACTTATTGATTTTTAA
- a CDS encoding Tex family protein, whose protein sequence is MEKENQDQLLKSLTENVKIPYKQVKSVIDLIEEGNTVPFIARYRKEMTGALDEVQIRDISEAWQYMLNLEGRKTEVIRLIEEQGKLTDELRKEITSSVKLQQVEDLYRPYKQKRRTKATAAKEKGLEPLAQWLMSLPASGSPEEKAESFINPDKGVETADDALQGAKDIAAEKIADEPAYRKWIREQTFKKGMLATTVKDKEKDEKNVFEMYYEYEEPVHKAAPHRVLAMNRGEKEDILRIAIKPPAEQIVAYLIRQELGSKHTTAKQLMEEAIEDAYKRLIEPSIEREIRKELTEKADAQAIHIFSENLRNLLLQPPLKGRVVLGLDPAYRTGCKLAVVSETGKVEHIGVIYPHPPVNKREEALKTILKLIETHKVEVIAVGNGTASRESEQLVADAIQQSGKDLAYLIVNEAGASVYSASDLAREEFPDLKVEERSAVSIARRLQDPLAELVKIDPKSVGVGQYQHDVSQKNLNDSLTFVVETVVNRVGVNVNTASPALLQYVSGLSKTVAQNIVKKREELGKITSRTQLKGIPRLGAKTYEQAVGFLRIMDGEQPLDRTSIHPESYKEVASLLKHLNASPEDLGTEGLKEKIKNLDIKEAAEQFGIGELTLKDICDALIQPGRDPRDEVAKPLLKKNVLKLEDLSKGLELQGTVRNVVDFGAFVDIGVKQDGLVHISKLSRQYVKHPLDVVSVGDVVTVWVDSVDVNKGRVSLTMLSE, encoded by the coding sequence ATGGAAAAGGAAAATCAGGATCAATTATTAAAATCACTGACTGAAAACGTGAAAATTCCTTACAAACAAGTAAAAAGTGTGATTGACCTTATTGAAGAAGGAAATACAGTGCCTTTTATTGCCCGCTATCGTAAAGAGATGACCGGGGCACTCGACGAGGTTCAAATTCGGGATATTTCTGAAGCGTGGCAGTACATGCTTAACTTGGAGGGCAGAAAAACTGAGGTCATCCGCCTAATTGAAGAACAGGGAAAATTAACAGATGAGTTAAGAAAAGAAATCACCTCTTCCGTAAAACTTCAGCAAGTAGAGGACTTATATAGACCGTATAAACAAAAAAGGAGAACGAAGGCCACTGCTGCAAAAGAGAAGGGGCTAGAGCCGCTGGCACAGTGGCTGATGAGCCTTCCTGCTTCGGGAAGTCCTGAGGAAAAGGCTGAATCCTTTATTAACCCGGATAAAGGGGTGGAAACCGCGGATGATGCTCTTCAGGGAGCAAAAGACATTGCAGCTGAAAAAATTGCGGATGAACCGGCCTACCGCAAGTGGATTCGGGAACAGACCTTTAAAAAGGGTATGTTGGCAACGACTGTAAAGGACAAAGAGAAGGACGAAAAAAATGTCTTTGAGATGTACTATGAATATGAAGAACCTGTCCATAAGGCAGCGCCGCATCGTGTATTAGCGATGAACCGGGGTGAAAAGGAGGACATCCTTCGCATTGCCATTAAACCTCCTGCCGAGCAGATTGTGGCCTATTTGATTAGGCAAGAGCTTGGCTCAAAGCATACGACCGCTAAGCAGCTGATGGAAGAGGCGATTGAAGACGCATATAAACGGCTGATCGAACCATCAATTGAGAGAGAAATCCGGAAGGAATTAACGGAGAAGGCAGACGCCCAGGCAATTCATATTTTCTCCGAAAACCTGAGGAATCTTCTTTTGCAGCCGCCTTTAAAAGGAAGAGTCGTATTGGGGCTCGATCCTGCATACAGAACAGGATGCAAGCTTGCTGTTGTAAGTGAAACCGGGAAGGTTGAGCATATCGGTGTGATCTATCCCCACCCGCCTGTAAATAAGAGAGAAGAAGCGCTGAAAACCATTCTGAAGCTGATTGAGACGCATAAAGTCGAGGTAATAGCTGTAGGGAACGGAACGGCATCAAGAGAAAGTGAACAGCTTGTGGCTGATGCGATTCAGCAGTCCGGAAAGGATTTGGCGTATCTCATTGTAAATGAAGCGGGAGCGAGTGTTTACTCTGCATCCGATTTAGCAAGGGAAGAGTTCCCGGATCTAAAGGTTGAGGAAAGAAGTGCGGTCTCTATCGCAAGAAGACTTCAGGATCCTCTAGCTGAGCTTGTGAAAATTGATCCGAAGTCTGTTGGGGTCGGCCAATATCAGCATGATGTCAGTCAGAAAAACCTGAATGATTCTCTGACATTCGTGGTAGAAACGGTAGTAAACCGTGTGGGAGTCAATGTCAATACGGCCTCGCCCGCCCTTCTCCAATATGTATCAGGCTTATCTAAAACCGTCGCGCAAAATATCGTGAAGAAGCGGGAAGAGTTAGGGAAAATTACAAGCAGGACACAGCTTAAGGGGATTCCGAGATTAGGAGCTAAAACCTATGAACAGGCCGTAGGCTTCCTTCGGATTATGGACGGGGAACAGCCGCTTGACCGTACATCCATTCACCCTGAGAGCTATAAAGAAGTAGCTTCCCTTTTAAAGCATCTAAATGCCTCCCCGGAGGATCTGGGTACAGAAGGCTTAAAGGAAAAAATTAAAAATCTTGATATAAAAGAGGCGGCTGAACAATTTGGTATAGGTGAGCTGACCCTGAAGGATATTTGTGATGCTCTCATTCAGCCTGGGCGGGATCCCCGGGATGAAGTGGCGAAACCATTGCTGAAGAAAAATGTCCTGAAGCTCGAGGATTTAAGCAAAGGCCTTGAACTGCAAGGAACAGTAAGGAACGTGGTCGACTTTGGCGCATTCGTCGATATTGGAGTGAAGCAGGACGGCCTCGTTCATATATCCAAATTAAGCAGGCAGTATGTAAAGCACCCGCTGGATGTGGTCAGTGTAGGTGATGTCGTAACCGTTTGGGTGGACTCTGTTGACGTAAATAAAGGACGGGTATCGCTGACAATGCTGTCTGAATAA
- a CDS encoding STAS domain-containing protein, with protein sequence MRTPRIPILKLKDCLLISIQWELDDQTALQFQEDLLHKIHETGANGVVIDLTSVDVIDSFIAKVLGDVISMSKLMGAAVVLTGIQPAVAITLIELGIQLEDVKTALDLEKGLETLQQELGE encoded by the coding sequence ATGAGAACGCCTAGAATACCCATCCTTAAACTAAAGGATTGCCTGCTCATTTCAATCCAATGGGAACTGGACGATCAAACCGCTTTGCAATTTCAGGAGGATTTGCTTCACAAAATTCATGAAACAGGCGCAAATGGCGTCGTCATTGATTTGACTTCTGTTGATGTGATTGATTCGTTCATTGCAAAAGTACTTGGAGATGTCATCAGTATGTCTAAGCTAATGGGGGCAGCCGTGGTTCTCACGGGTATTCAGCCTGCAGTTGCCATAACCTTGATTGAACTTGGCATACAGCTTGAAGATGTGAAGACAGCACTAGATTTAGAAAAAGGATTAGAGACGCTTCAGCAGGAATTGGGGGAATAG
- the rsbW gene encoding anti-sigma B factor RsbW, producing MNSVVDYIEMKIPARPEYVGIVRLTLSGIASRMGYSYDEIEDLKIATSEACTNAVQHAYKNVDKGEVTIGFGLYEDRLEVMVSDTGQSFNFEEKKKELGPYSSNSSVDSLPEGGLGLYLMETLMDEVRVQISTGVTVFLTKFLNGERVNHDTTVTNYEAN from the coding sequence ATGAATTCTGTAGTGGATTACATTGAAATGAAAATTCCTGCGAGACCTGAATATGTAGGCATTGTCCGCCTTACGCTTTCAGGAATCGCCAGCCGCATGGGTTATTCGTATGATGAAATTGAAGATTTGAAGATCGCAACGAGCGAAGCCTGCACAAATGCTGTGCAGCATGCATATAAGAACGTGGATAAAGGTGAAGTAACCATTGGTTTTGGCTTATATGAAGACCGGCTTGAAGTAATGGTATCAGATACTGGGCAAAGCTTTAATTTTGAAGAGAAGAAAAAGGAACTGGGACCTTATTCTTCAAATTCCAGTGTAGATTCCTTGCCGGAAGGAGGGTTAGGCCTTTACTTGATGGAAACGCTCATGGATGAGGTCCGTGTGCAGATCAGCACTGGAGTCACCGTATTTTTAACCAAGTTCTTGAATGGGGAGCGGGTGAACCATGACACAACCGTCACAAACTACGAAGCTAACTAA
- a CDS encoding anti-sigma regulatory factor → MDNQSCVKIVTEWDIVAARQLGRNVAKELGFGTVDQARITTAISELARNIYLYAGQGQLCIEQIEEYGKRGLKIIAIDSGPGIPDIRKVMEDGFSTSGGLGAGLPGVKRLMDEFNIQSAAGEGTDIRAVKWLR, encoded by the coding sequence ATGGACAACCAATCCTGCGTGAAAATAGTGACGGAATGGGATATCGTTGCAGCCCGCCAGCTTGGGCGGAATGTAGCGAAAGAGCTTGGGTTCGGAACTGTGGACCAGGCGAGAATCACCACCGCCATATCTGAATTGGCGAGAAATATATATTTATATGCTGGCCAGGGTCAGCTTTGCATTGAACAGATTGAAGAGTACGGAAAAAGAGGACTGAAAATAATAGCCATTGATAGTGGTCCTGGAATTCCTGACATCCGAAAAGTAATGGAAGACGGCTTTTCGACCTCAGGAGGACTTGGTGCCGGATTGCCAGGTGTGAAACGGCTGATGGATGAATTTAACATTCAGTCTGCTGCTGGAGAAGGGACCGATATTAGAGCGGTCAAATGGCTTCGCTAG
- a CDS encoding PP2C family serine/threonine-protein phosphatase yields the protein MIERETNDRIRALAFQQQKKGKVLCGDSFFMKTADDYFVCTLADGLGSGELAHESSQAISDIVEAYHEEDVNQLLIRCNQALKEKRGATVCIFKMTFADQRLAYGSVGNIRFVMYNPAGDFVYPLPVLGYMSGKPQKFKIGSYAYQTGAKFIVHSDGLKISAVKSLLRDHQSVENISEALEPYTLDRDDDLTYIVGQIF from the coding sequence ATGATCGAGAGAGAAACAAATGATCGAATCCGCGCTTTAGCTTTTCAGCAGCAGAAAAAAGGAAAGGTCCTCTGCGGAGACAGCTTTTTCATGAAAACGGCAGATGATTATTTCGTTTGTACGCTCGCAGACGGACTTGGGAGCGGAGAGCTCGCACATGAATCCTCACAGGCGATCAGCGACATCGTAGAAGCCTATCACGAGGAAGATGTAAACCAGCTCCTGATCCGGTGCAACCAAGCCTTGAAAGAAAAGCGCGGTGCAACAGTGTGTATTTTCAAAATGACTTTTGCAGATCAGCGTTTAGCCTATGGATCAGTTGGAAATATACGTTTCGTCATGTACAATCCTGCAGGAGACTTCGTATATCCTCTGCCCGTCCTCGGATACATGTCAGGCAAACCTCAAAAATTCAAAATCGGCTCATATGCATACCAAACAGGTGCAAAATTTATTGTCCATTCGGATGGCTTGAAAATCTCGGCTGTTAAATCGCTGCTGAGAGATCATCAATCGGTAGAGAATATTTCAGAAGCATTAGAACCGTATACCCTTGATCGGGATGACGATCTTACTTATATAGTCGGTCAAATTTTTTAA
- the cmpA gene encoding cortex morphogenetic protein CmpA — MPSWLKNQMMRAFHEKNCYQIKLLNQCWYFYRKKHC; from the coding sequence ATGCCGTCATGGTTAAAAAATCAGATGATGCGTGCTTTTCACGAGAAAAATTGCTATCAGATTAAGCTGCTGAATCAGTGCTGGTATTTTTACAGAAAAAAACACTGCTAA